A genomic segment from Polyangium mundeleinium encodes:
- a CDS encoding adenylosuccinate synthase, translating into MSAVVIVGAQWGDEGKGKIVDLYTESADVVVRFAGGPNAGHTLVVGDDKIVVRLVPSGILRAQARCIMAQGMVVDPAVLVSELDVLEAKGHATRGRLFVSDLAHLILPYHRLVDGLREAAATDGQKIGTTKRGIGPCYEDKAARRGIRVGDLADLDGLAQKLARAASAWGPVVRELGGEMPDVETMMPELRALAPRIVPLLADTAVLANEAIQKGERVMFEGAQGTLLDLDHGTYPFVTSSSAVAGGACVGAGVGPTRIKRVLGITKGYATRVGEGPFPTELSGDLGERLRVAGGEFGSVTGRPRRTGWLDLPALRYAARVNGLDGLAVTKLDVLSGLDTIEVCVAYDTPEGRTKELPIRHVGAVKPVYEKRPGWREPLSRARTMAELPQAAQDYVRYLEAEIGVPVFLVSVGPRRDETIVLRDAFA; encoded by the coding sequence ATGTCCGCGGTCGTGATCGTCGGCGCCCAGTGGGGGGACGAGGGAAAAGGCAAGATCGTCGACCTGTACACGGAGAGCGCGGACGTCGTCGTGCGCTTCGCCGGAGGGCCAAACGCCGGGCATACGCTCGTCGTGGGCGACGACAAGATCGTCGTGCGGCTCGTGCCGAGCGGAATCCTCCGGGCGCAGGCGCGGTGCATCATGGCGCAGGGCATGGTGGTCGATCCGGCCGTGCTCGTGTCGGAGCTCGACGTGCTCGAAGCGAAAGGACACGCGACGCGCGGGCGCCTGTTCGTCTCGGATCTCGCGCATCTGATCCTGCCCTACCACCGGCTCGTCGACGGCCTGCGCGAGGCGGCCGCAACGGACGGGCAGAAGATCGGGACGACGAAGCGCGGCATCGGGCCGTGTTACGAGGACAAGGCGGCGCGGCGCGGGATCCGCGTCGGGGATCTCGCGGATCTCGACGGCCTCGCGCAGAAGCTCGCGCGGGCGGCGAGCGCGTGGGGCCCGGTGGTGCGCGAGCTCGGCGGCGAGATGCCGGACGTCGAGACGATGATGCCGGAGCTCCGGGCGCTCGCGCCGCGGATCGTCCCGCTCCTCGCGGACACGGCGGTGCTCGCGAACGAGGCGATCCAGAAGGGCGAACGTGTGATGTTCGAGGGCGCGCAGGGGACGCTGCTCGACCTGGATCACGGGACGTACCCGTTCGTGACGTCGTCGTCGGCGGTCGCGGGCGGCGCGTGTGTGGGCGCGGGCGTGGGGCCGACGCGGATCAAGCGGGTCCTCGGGATCACGAAGGGGTACGCGACGCGCGTGGGCGAGGGGCCTTTCCCGACGGAGCTCTCGGGCGACCTCGGTGAGCGGCTGCGGGTCGCGGGCGGCGAATTCGGCTCGGTGACGGGTCGGCCGCGGCGAACGGGTTGGCTCGACCTGCCGGCGCTTCGGTATGCGGCGCGGGTGAACGGGCTCGACGGGCTCGCCGTGACGAAGCTCGACGTGCTCTCGGGGCTCGACACGATCGAGGTGTGCGTCGCGTACGACACGCCCGAGGGACGCACGAAGGAATTGCCGATCCGGCACGTCGGAGCGGTGAAGCCCGTGTACGAGAAGCGACCGGGGTGGCGCGAGCCGCTCTCCCGGGCGCGGACGATGGCAGAGCTGCCCCAGGCCGCGCAGGACTACGTGCGCTACCTCGAAGCCGAGATCGGCGTGCCGGTGTTCTTGGTGTCGGTGGGGCCGCGGCGGGACGAGACGATCGTCCTCAGGGATGCATTTGCTTGA